AGCTGCCTCCAGATGATGTGTTGCCATGCAGTTTGCATTGTAGTCACTACTGGGCAGATTATGCAGTTACACTGAGCTTTATGCTATAAATGGACACAGGCAAtaaatgaagtcaaacacaccttcATCCTCACTGGGCGGGTCAGGAGAGGAGTCTGAATCAGATGAGGAGGGCACTTCTTTGAGCCACTTCTTCCTCTTTTTAGGTGGAGGTTCTGCCTTTACTTTCACAGGCCTGCTTCTCGTCCTTTCAACCCTTTTCTCTCCAACTCTCTTCTCCTCTTTGACCCTCCCACGCTCCACGACCGCAGTTCTCCTCTCTAATTTCTCCTGTGCCTGTCTCTCCTGCAGCTTTTTCTCCTTCTCTCGTTGCTTTTCCCTTTCCTTCTCTTTCTCTCGTTGCTTTTCCCTTTCTTTCTCCTTCTCTCGttctttttgtctctctctttccctctccTCCTTTTGTTTCTCCTTTTCCCTTTCTTTCTCTCGTTGTTTCTCCCTTTCCTTCTCTCTTTCCCGTTCCCGTTGTTTCTCCCTCTCCCTTTCTTTTTGCTTTTCAATTTCTCTCTCCCTTTCTTTCTCCCTTTCCCTTTTAGATTTCTCAATCTGCTccctctccctctctttctccTTTTCTCGTTGTTCGCGCTTTTCTTTCTCTCGTTGCCTCTCTTTCTCTCGGTCTTCTCGTTCCACACGGGGTGGGGTCTGGCTGCGTACAGGTTGAGGCTTGGGAAGGGACTGGCGCCTGatgggaaaaaataaattcatctCAGCGTTCTTGTATACAATGATAACGTAGTGATTAATGATGATAACTGCTGTATGAACTGTGATATATCACAGGACCAGCACAGCTCCATAAGGTCATTTAGGGTGAAATTACCTCAGCGCGAGGCTGGGCCGATGCCAGGGTTTCCGCGAACACACTCTGACGTAATCTTTTTTATTCACATTCTCCAGGAATTTAACATACAAGCGCTGGTAACGCATCTTTGCATCTCCAAAGTAGCCCAGATACTACCGAAAAGAATAACAAGGAACAGAGAGTGTGAGTTTATGATGGTGCATTAAATTTTAATGTGCTCCATTAGATGGGAGCAGTAAGTGCATTGTCAGGACAACTTTTTGTCGCATTTTCTAGAATGAAACCTTTGGAATGAATTTAGGTATTGTAAAATGTGGTAAACTATTAGTTTATGTAGATCATACTATGATTATTaatagagatgcaccgatatatcggtcaaTAATCTATGTCGAACAATAAGGTGTTTTTTATCTCATTAATGGTTGATAGTTTAAAGGTGACATCTCACaagaattttttaagatgtcaaatgaatctttggtgtccacagactgcttatgtgaagttttagcttaaaatagcatatggataatttattatagcatgttaaaattgccactttgtaggtgtgagcaaaaatgtgcctttttgggtgtgtcctttaaaatgcaaatgagttgatctctgcactaaatgataGTGTTGTGGTTTGAAAGTCCAGATTAAGGGgtgatattatccccttctgacatcacaagaggagccaaatttcaatgagctattttttcacatgcctgcagagaatggtttaccaaaactaagttactgggttgattggaaaacagccgatagtcatgcccaatatacactcacctaaagtattattaggaacaccaaactaatactgtgtttgaccccctttcgccttcagaactgcatttattctacgtggcattgattcaacaaagttgctgaaagcattctttagaaatgttggcccatattgataggatggcatcttgcagttgatggagatttgtgggatgcacatccagggcacgaagctcttgttccaccacatcccaaagatgctcaattgggttgagatctggtgactgtgggagccattttagtacagtgaactcattgtcatgtttaagaaaccaatttaaaataattcgagctttgtgacatggtgcattatcctgctggaagtagccatcagagaatgggtacatggtggtcataaagggatggacatggtcagaaacaatgctcaatTGGCAATAAGGGGCATAAAGTGtcccaagaaaacatcccccacacaatTACATCaataagaaattgaacaggtggtcctaataatcctttagtgtatactgtcaatcaaaagaCAGGAAgatgcaatgaatttgagctaGAAAAGAAACATGActtgtttaatgttcaatattaatggcCATTatgtgaataaataacattcagaaaattgAGTCTttagaatttagttaatgcaagttaacataaccaccaaactatcaaTATATATCACTGAATAATCAGCTAGTGGTAAaggtgaaaaaaaatgtaacatctGTGCATCTCTAATTATTAGACATATTGGTGGGGGAAAAGTGCAAATTCTGTGTTGATCTGTATTCACATACTCTCACATACACAGCAGACACTCACATTACTGGTAGCGCAAAATTGCCGTTGTCCATCTTTGATTTCAGGAGCGAACTTTTGCAGCAGAGCTTTCTGGACCCTCCAGATTGGTGGAGGTTCTCTGCCTGTCTGCAGAGCCAGCTGAGAAAAACAATGAGAACGGAGCTTAATATCCAAAAACTGCACAAAATATCATTTCTACAAATAAAGCGAGATGATAGGGCCATATAACCATACTGGCTTTACCTTAAGAGTACCAATATCTTCAGTGCGCACCACAAATTCATCCCTCTCCCTGAAAATGCCCTCCCCTCCACTCTCACTATCTTCAtcctcactctctcctgcgatGGCTGCGTTGGACTGCTTCTTTGCTAGGTGCAGTGAAGTGATCTGAGGGGTGGGAGCGTCTTCGGGGGTGGGGGGAGAGGCTGGGGAGGGCTGGGGGAGCTCTTCTGAGGGAGGAGGAGAGGAGGACGGTGGGGGTGTGGTGGAGGGGGGTAGTGTGGGTGGAGGCGGGGAGGGAGAGGGGAGAGCGGGTGGAGAGGGACTTAGGGGGAGGGAATTGTGCAGCGGTGGCTGAGGCTGCTGCTGCAGATTCTCTTCTTCTTGAGACGGAAGAGGCGATGGGAGGGAAAGAGGGGGAGGAGGCAGAGGGGATGGCGAGGAGGAGCTTGGTGGAGAAGGAGAAAGGGATGGAGGAGATGGAGGTACGGGAGCTTGGGGAGGCTCGGATGGGGATTCTAAAACCGGAATCATAGAAAATttgtaattacatttttaaaacattaatgttcaaattattttaataattgacTACGTGTTATTATACTCACCATCAACATTGGGAGCATCCAGCATTTCATACTCAGGATCCTCaactttttctttcattttctcttCTAAGTCTGTTTGATCAAATTCCTTGTTCTCTCTTGCCATCTCTTCTTCCATCTCATCTTCCTGATCACATTCTGCCTCTTCCTTCTGATGCATTTCTTCACGCATCTCCTGATCAGGGTCTTCCTCCATGTCATCCTCACCATGAACACGTGCCTCTTCATGTGAGCTGGACTGTGACTCTAGCTTGTGTGACGCATGCATTTCCGTCTCTGGTTCGGTGTGTACATGTGGATCAGACTCGGGCTGTTGGGGTGGTGGGGGTGTGTTAAGAGATTCCTCCTGTGGACTGGGTGGAGATGGTGTGGGTGGAGGTGGAACTGCAGCAAGGCTATGAGGCGTATCATAGAGGGCAGAAATGGCTGACGATATGCTCTTCTGCAAGTCTTGGTTTTTACTGACAGAGTCTTCCTCATCCGAGGAGAATGACGGCAGGGTTTCCAAGTTCCTCTTGAGTTCCTCATCAAGTCTTTTACAGGGGGACGGACAGTTACTGAGACCCAAACTTCCTTCACCTTCATTCTCTCCAAAGGGTGGAGGTGGTGGTGGAGGAGGAGGTTGGGGAGATAATGGCCGAAGGCCCCCCTTGACTGAGGAATTATCAGCTGAGGAGCATCCATCCACAGGGATTGGCCCAGGTGGAGCTTCAGGGCCTGGCTGCTTCTTCCCAGTTTTCAAGAAATCCAAGAAGGAAGTTATAAAACCCGACTTTAGCTCTGAGGGCTTCTCTTCCGTCTTGATGAGATGAGAAATGATGGGTGAAAGACGGCAAGCAAAAGAAATAAAATGGGAAAGGAAAAATAGAGAAATATTAGGCTATAAAACAACCGAACAAAAAATCAGATCTTAGAAAtcatttacattaaattaaatttacttgcgttcacatttttatattatacaatCGGTATAGTCCTACTCTCATACATTAGGTGTGTCCTCTTGGAGGTAATACACCTTACTGAACTGCAAGATGGTTGATGACAGTTACTATGAATGAGTAGCCTTAGCAACAGCCACCCTAGCAACAGCTCTCTACCTTTCTCTTATTGCATTTTCAAAGAACACAGTCATCATGGTGGCCTGCCAATCATCTTGGTCTATGCACCCTGCTCCCTCTAGTGGCAAAATACAGTTTATGTATGTACGAGAACAATGAGGAGTGAAcccaaattaattttatttatagttCCTTTGTTCAAATATGAGGTGATGCATTGTCTTGTAGTTAAATTACCTCTTAAAATTATAATGAGAATAAATATGTTATGTCTTACCGAGCTCGAGAGTTTCTGCATGGTAGCCCATTCCTCTGGGGTCATTTGTTCATCCATATCTTCCTCCCAGGACATCTGTGAGAAGACAAACATACCCAttgtacatacatgtataaaaaTTCTCATGCTGCACATAACACCCTAGGCTGACTCTTCTACCCTTCTTTCCTGAGGCTACCAGTTGCTGAGGCAACAGAGAACGTTTCATAAGTGCAATCTAACCATATGGAGGAGGGCATCATTTGATTAAGATGGCAAAATGTTGGTGAGTTATTAAATCTTTGGAGTTGGAAACATGAATTTGGTCTGCcaatattttatgttacagGAGGCATTTACCACTTACATTTATGAGAAGAAAAAAGAGGGTTATAAAATCATCTGCTTTAGTTTATCTGATTTCGTCTGTATTTGATAAGATCTTTGGATACTGATCATCTCATTACAGTGAGAATTGACGCAGCTCAGTTAGTGACATTCCTTTTGCATTTGCATAAATCATAATTGATTTCACATGCTACTTCCCACCCATCCCCTCTACTGACTTCAGACAGACTCTTGGATTGAATACTACTCAGAACAGTTGCTGTGCAAGGTGAACATAATTCACAATAAATGTCTCAATAAAAAACCTTTcaagtacatttttataaaatctaTGGGGTTTGTTTTGGCAAAATCTATCCATCGCAATGTCCTACAGTCTAGAAGGTTCTCCACAAAATAactgaccccccccccccaaaaaaaaacaccTCCTCCAGTAAACTTTGCTCTACAATTGTAGGTCATCTAATGATATCAACAAAAAGTCTAAAATTGAGTTGGTGAATAGCTGGgcatgtttataatttattacagGTTGCAAAGACTGATTTGTCTTTGCTTATTTTTGAAAGCTTTACTATACATTTAACAGTTGCATAtggaattttttaaaaatattatgaaatacATTGTGCTATACTGCCATTTGCTCTAGAGCAATGCACTGCaataatttatattaacatattgttattcaaacattttctttttgacTTCAACATTTGGTCTCAAGCTGAGAAGTTATCTTAAACTCACCTCTTGGGATTTTTGCTTCATCTTTTCCTGGCCACAGTTCATGTCATTTCTATTTATGTCAATTCTGTTCATATCTACACTGGTAGTGGGCCCAGGGCTCAAACCAAGAGATGGTGCAGATCCTACTGAACCATCAGACAAAACTGGATCGGTACTAGACAGGGAGTCAGTCCTCAGCAGAGAGTCAGATGAGGGCATGGAAGGAATAGGAAGCTTGATCTAGGAAAAAGACAATTATTTAAGTACTTTCATAAAATGCCATTCTTAAAAGATACATATGTTTGTTCAAATTTAACTGGTCTAGCATTCCCACAAACTTTATTAATTCCATTAGTGCAAATTGCAAATCTTTACTTACCTTAATTGGTTTGATTGGCTCTTGATATTGAGGCTGATGTTGGGTAAGTTGTTGGTGGTGTTGCTGATGAAGCTGTTGAACATGTAGCTGCTGCTGTTGATGCATATGTTGtgactgttgttgttgttgttgttggtgctGCTGCTGTTGCATATGATGGTGCATGTGCTGTGGTTGATGATGGAGATGAGGTGATTGTTGATGGTAGTTCTGCCCCTTGTTCATATCTCTGTGCATCTCAAGCATGGGATCATCTTTTCTTCCACGGCCTCTACCCCGACCACGGCCCCTTCCTCTCTCTCCACCAGGTCCCATCATGTTTCTGGAATATGGAGGCTCAGGGAGAGGCCGAATACGAGGTCTACCCCTGGGTCTTGGTGGCCCCTCACGTTTAGGTTTGGTGGGTTTTCTCCCCCTTTTCTTTGGGCCATCATTAGGGAGAAGCTGTGGGGGAGGCCCAAGGGACTGGTACCCTGATGAATGGCAGAAATCTAAATCGCCCATCAAGGGACTTAAACTGCCAACTCCTGAACCACCTCCAGACTTTCTGCAGCTGGACACAAGATCAGGGAGCAAGTCCGGGAGACGCCTGCTGTTTAAGCGTATGTCTGCTGGTACATCAGCTTTATCCTCATCATCCTCAAACTCATACTCTTGGGCATAGTTCTTCTTAGCCTGTGACTGGGAATTAGGATCTTTTCGCTGTTTAAGGAGATGAAATGAGCTTGTCTTCAAAAGCTTTTTAGGTCTAGAGGAGCAAAAGATCGGTGAGGTGAGTCCACCTGTTCCAGGACCACTACCTGCTCCCACGGATCCCATCATTTTGTTTCCAGTTCCATCCACAACATGCCCTGTGCTGCTCATTCCAAGGCCTGGGCCCTGAGACTGGATTAAGCCTAGTTGTTCTGTGTTTACAGTGGATGGAAGTTCGTGGGATTTCATGGGGTCCATATCTAAGTGCATAGTACCATTGCCAGATTCAGTCAAACTGTGACAATACTGCCCATAACCTTGATCACCATGGTGACCCATAATATCATATGCACCTCCTCCACCTCCTGTATTTTTAACTGTATCCATTCCATCTTGTCCTGTTCCACGTGCCTGTGGCACCCCATCCTGGCCTCCTTCAGCAGCACTTGCTCCTCCACCAGCACAGCTTGTCTTGTACTCCTCAGAACAGAACATATCCTCCATCCCAGGGAAAAAGGACCGATCTTCATCTGGAAGTAGAGAATCCGGGAAACAAATAGAAGTCAGTGGCACAAACCGTTGCTGCTGATCTTGTCTCTGCCCCTGGTTCTGAGCCGTTTTCCCCACAGGACTGCTCGTGTCAAATTGATGCTCTTTCAGCTGATCTAGCTGTGGCTGGGAAAGTGGGGGCTCTTGTTCCCTAGGCTGGGCTTGGGGAGGTCCAGAAGTCGGTTGCATGTGGTGTGAGTGTTGGTGAGGATGTTGGTGGTGAGGATGTGGCTGAGGCTGATGGTGGGAATGAGGGGGTGGATGGTGTGAGCCCATGTGGTGCAAATGAGAAGGGGCTGACATGCTCATATCAGGCTCAGACAAGAAATCATGAAGCTCTGCTGCTGGCTGTTGAGAGTGGTGAGACTGATGGTGTGAAGACATcctatgttgttgttgttgtctgTGATGATCATTGGAGCTCCCATCTCGTGTGCCAACTCTCTCTGAAGGCCCTGCCCCTTCTCGACTATTTGTCCTTGAGAGAGTTCTCTCCAACATTTCTAATGGCGAAACAGAATTCTGACTTGATTGGCTTTGGTTTCGCTGTGACTCACGTCCATAGTGGGAATCCATAGTTTGGGACTGGAGCTGGAGTTGAAGTTGAGAAGTCTGTGGCTGAGCATCTACTGCCCCAGAGCCACCACTACCCAAGCCCCCAGTTGGTCCTATCATTGACTGCTGACCCATGGAGTGTTGTTGTTGCTGTGAAGGAGCCGGTTGGTTGTCCATCTTGTTTCGAGGGGTTTGAGAAAGGACAGATTGGAGAAGGTGAGCTTGTGAGGTTTGCTGAGATTGGTCAGGTGGAGAATCCATTAAGCCAAGAGAGGACTGAGTCTGTCTCTGCTGCAAGTCTGGTGTCTTTCTTAGATATGGTAATTCTGAAGGATCCTGAGCTTTCTTTAGATCCATATGTGAGTGGGATATTGAATGTGAATGAGGGTGCTGTGAATGTTGAGGATGTTGTGAGTGTGATGGATGTGCGGGGTGATGTTGATGTGTCTGATGAGTGTAAGGATCTCCTCTGCCATAATGGACAACAGATCCTAGAGAGTCATGTTGGTTGGAGTGTTGACTATGTGAGTGAGTATGTGACATTGAATCAACTACATTTCGACCACTATTTGCACCAGCTCCTGAAAGCCCTCTATCAGACTTAGTCTGTTGCTGCTTTTTCAGAGACATCTCCAACTGGTTTTCCAAACCTGTGCCTGTACCACAAGAGCCAGCAGCAACTGAAGCCACACTGTTGGTGGTATTATTGGTCCGAATTACACTCTGCAGATGGTATCGTTCTTCAGAAGCTTTTAGCTCATAAGCAGAGAGACCCTTTCCTCCATCTCTACTCTGGGGAAGAGACTGG
This window of the Misgurnus anguillicaudatus chromosome 19, ASM2758022v2, whole genome shotgun sequence genome carries:
- the prr12b gene encoding proline-rich protein 12 isoform X1, producing the protein MDRNYPGAGFGDLGAGTGWSYERSAKASLVYGSSRSAHPDSELLHRQTYATPHPLQGYATNHHPGSSGQGGAWGAGRSLVPFPVGLSGLFDTGLHHASPSGPDASVMNLISALESRGAQPPPSASSLLSQFRTPSWQTAMHTPAPAELFISGALPGSGSFPSSSALSAYQHPASFSGRSFPGVTSSLSLQDTPTFSPTSNGLLSPHDSLLHIKTPSQSSLGFDRLLSSQSGAASYRGPQEPSSGPPPQASASSSTRHLPPPQFNLLSSQLQDQSSQLYNSSVFSSAPPQPPQSQERAIPRQDSVIKHYQRPSPAQSQLSSSTPHPLQHYLSCGAPGYQQIPHHRHGGVNCSPLGEQSPSSDPKPSPRSEQVYRPIIQPPYTSSSVSSSAVSGGVGIGKAGKSSSSSSGYSSSSSSSSRTPHTPPSASSTSSSSSSASNPNASSSSSSAPSRQQPPPQSAPQPLPPPPPTVSSSTTQQQPPKPCLSTYGSPVAPVKPTAGLPGQTPPQQQSYSPNQPPPSHLPQPYGGFSSPQAQDLGTSLGGSGKSYGSLGSTGRSFSAEVVYGSDSGYGSLPPSLGGAGSPSLGYGGTGHSPALMVSGGGTGTTSSTTGSGAGSSGSVGGGSGAGGSSSVASGGAGSYHLPDSSPSPSSNSGIIRPGLHSPAPTRPAQSPGGNGGNKYLSSVLSPAFLSSPQGYSDTRVPPQQSQSYHTTPPKSKSDSDMLGVERPQEEDEEDEDDFLIQHLLHSQSPAPNPTQHHSQQTQQVTSQQQQAQSLPQSRDGGKGLSAYELKASEERYHLQSVIRTNNTTNSVASVAAGSCGTGTGLENQLEMSLKKQQQTKSDRGLSGAGANSGRNVVDSMSHTHSHSQHSNQHDSLGSVVHYGRGDPYTHQTHQHHPAHPSHSQHPQHSQHPHSHSISHSHMDLKKAQDPSELPYLRKTPDLQQRQTQSSLGLMDSPPDQSQQTSQAHLLQSVLSQTPRNKMDNQPAPSQQQQHSMGQQSMIGPTGGLGSGGSGAVDAQPQTSQLQLQLQSQTMDSHYGRESQRNQSQSSQNSVSPLEMLERTLSRTNSREGAGPSERVGTRDGSSNDHHRQQQQHRMSSHHQSHHSQQPAAELHDFLSEPDMSMSAPSHLHHMGSHHPPPHSHHQPQPHPHHQHPHQHSHHMQPTSGPPQAQPREQEPPLSQPQLDQLKEHQFDTSSPVGKTAQNQGQRQDQQQRFVPLTSICFPDSLLPDEDRSFFPGMEDMFCSEEYKTSCAGGGASAAEGGQDGVPQARGTGQDGMDTVKNTGGGGGAYDIMGHHGDQGYGQYCHSLTESGNGTMHLDMDPMKSHELPSTVNTEQLGLIQSQGPGLGMSSTGHVVDGTGNKMMGSVGAGSGPGTGGLTSPIFCSSRPKKLLKTSSFHLLKQRKDPNSQSQAKKNYAQEYEFEDDEDKADVPADIRLNSRRLPDLLPDLVSSCRKSGGGSGVGSLSPLMGDLDFCHSSGYQSLGPPPQLLPNDGPKKRGRKPTKPKREGPPRPRGRPRIRPLPEPPYSRNMMGPGGERGRGRGRGRGRGRKDDPMLEMHRDMNKGQNYHQQSPHLHHQPQHMHHHMQQQQHQQQQQQQSQHMHQQQQLHVQQLHQQHHQQLTQHQPQYQEPIKPIKIKLPIPSMPSSDSLLRTDSLSSTDPVLSDGSVGSAPSLGLSPGPTTSVDMNRIDINRNDMNCGQEKMKQKSQEMSWEEDMDEQMTPEEWATMQKLSSSTEEKPSELKSGFITSFLDFLKTGKKQPGPEAPPGPIPVDGCSSADNSSVKGGLRPLSPQPPPPPPPPPFGENEGEGSLGLSNCPSPCKRLDEELKRNLETLPSFSSDEEDSVSKNQDLQKSISSAISALYDTPHSLAAVPPPPTPSPPSPQEESLNTPPPPQQPESDPHVHTEPETEMHASHKLESQSSSHEEARVHGEDDMEEDPDQEMREEMHQKEEAECDQEDEMEEEMARENKEFDQTDLEEKMKEKVEDPEYEMLDAPNVDESPSEPPQAPVPPSPPSLSPSPPSSSSPSPLPPPPLSLPSPLPSQEEENLQQQPQPPLHNSLPLSPSPPALPSPSPPPPTLPPSTTPPPSSSPPPSEELPQPSPASPPTPEDAPTPQITSLHLAKKQSNAAIAGESEDEDSESGGEGIFRERDEFVVRTEDIGTLKLALQTGREPPPIWRVQKALLQKFAPEIKDGQRQFCATSNYLGYFGDAKMRYQRLYVKFLENVNKKDYVRVCSRKPWHRPSLALRRQSLPKPQPVRSQTPPRVEREDREKERQREKEKREQREKEKEREREQIEKSKREREKEREREIEKQKEREREKQREREREKEREKQREKEREKEKQKEERERERQKEREKEKEREKQREKEKEREKQREKEKKLQERQAQEKLERRTAVVERGRVKEEKRVGEKRVERTRSRPVKVKAEPPPKKRKKWLKEVPSSSDSDSSPDPPSEDEGSMRSGINSRAMREMFRSYVEMLVSTALDPDMIQALEDTNDELYLPPMRKIDSILNEQKRRLLRRVNMSVQHQEALHMFPQMTADPLDSGVVKVHLGGESYNRKTLNRVKRSLPKQQDLKLSTEICRIYSLYHSLHHYKYHTFLHCKKETDSIEQAAEDPGQEEVVQQCMANQGWLETLFNSFLELLTLSAKA
- the prr12b gene encoding proline-rich protein 12 isoform X2, which codes for MDRNYPGAGFGDLGAGTGWSYERSAKASLVYGSSRSAHPDSELLHRQTYATPHPLQGYATNHHPGSSGQGGAWGAGRSLGLSGLFDTGLHHASPSGPDASVMNLISALESRGAQPPPSASSLLSQFRTPSWQTAMHTPAPAELFISGALPGSGSFPSSSALSAYQHPASFSGRSFPGVTSSLSLQDTPTFSPTSNGLLSPHDSLLHIKTPSQSSLGFDRLLSSQSGAASYRGPQEPSSGPPPQASASSSTRHLPPPQFNLLSSQLQDQSSQLYNSSVFSSAPPQPPQSQERAIPRQDSVIKHYQRPSPAQSQLSSSTPHPLQHYLSCGAPGYQQIPHHRHGGVNCSPLGEQSPSSDPKPSPRSEQVYRPIIQPPYTSSSVSSSAVSGGVGIGKAGKSSSSSSGYSSSSSSSSRTPHTPPSASSTSSSSSSASNPNASSSSSSAPSRQQPPPQSAPQPLPPPPPTVSSSTTQQQPPKPCLSTYGSPVAPVKPTAGLPGQTPPQQQSYSPNQPPPSHLPQPYGGFSSPQAQDLGTSLGGSGKSYGSLGSTGRSFSAEVVYGSDSGYGSLPPSLGGAGSPSLGYGGTGHSPALMVSGGGTGTTSSTTGSGAGSSGSVGGGSGAGGSSSVASGGAGSYHLPDSSPSPSSNSGIIRPGLHSPAPTRPAQSPGGNGGNKYLSSVLSPAFLSSPQGYSDTRVPPQQSQSYHTTPPKSKSDSDMLGVERPQEEDEEDEDDFLIQHLLHSQSPAPNPTQHHSQQTQQVTSQQQQAQSLPQSRDGGKGLSAYELKASEERYHLQSVIRTNNTTNSVASVAAGSCGTGTGLENQLEMSLKKQQQTKSDRGLSGAGANSGRNVVDSMSHTHSHSQHSNQHDSLGSVVHYGRGDPYTHQTHQHHPAHPSHSQHPQHSQHPHSHSISHSHMDLKKAQDPSELPYLRKTPDLQQRQTQSSLGLMDSPPDQSQQTSQAHLLQSVLSQTPRNKMDNQPAPSQQQQHSMGQQSMIGPTGGLGSGGSGAVDAQPQTSQLQLQLQSQTMDSHYGRESQRNQSQSSQNSVSPLEMLERTLSRTNSREGAGPSERVGTRDGSSNDHHRQQQQHRMSSHHQSHHSQQPAAELHDFLSEPDMSMSAPSHLHHMGSHHPPPHSHHQPQPHPHHQHPHQHSHHMQPTSGPPQAQPREQEPPLSQPQLDQLKEHQFDTSSPVGKTAQNQGQRQDQQQRFVPLTSICFPDSLLPDEDRSFFPGMEDMFCSEEYKTSCAGGGASAAEGGQDGVPQARGTGQDGMDTVKNTGGGGGAYDIMGHHGDQGYGQYCHSLTESGNGTMHLDMDPMKSHELPSTVNTEQLGLIQSQGPGLGMSSTGHVVDGTGNKMMGSVGAGSGPGTGGLTSPIFCSSRPKKLLKTSSFHLLKQRKDPNSQSQAKKNYAQEYEFEDDEDKADVPADIRLNSRRLPDLLPDLVSSCRKSGGGSGVGSLSPLMGDLDFCHSSGYQSLGPPPQLLPNDGPKKRGRKPTKPKREGPPRPRGRPRIRPLPEPPYSRNMMGPGGERGRGRGRGRGRGRKDDPMLEMHRDMNKGQNYHQQSPHLHHQPQHMHHHMQQQQHQQQQQQQSQHMHQQQQLHVQQLHQQHHQQLTQHQPQYQEPIKPIKIKLPIPSMPSSDSLLRTDSLSSTDPVLSDGSVGSAPSLGLSPGPTTSVDMNRIDINRNDMNCGQEKMKQKSQEMSWEEDMDEQMTPEEWATMQKLSSSTEEKPSELKSGFITSFLDFLKTGKKQPGPEAPPGPIPVDGCSSADNSSVKGGLRPLSPQPPPPPPPPPFGENEGEGSLGLSNCPSPCKRLDEELKRNLETLPSFSSDEEDSVSKNQDLQKSISSAISALYDTPHSLAAVPPPPTPSPPSPQEESLNTPPPPQQPESDPHVHTEPETEMHASHKLESQSSSHEEARVHGEDDMEEDPDQEMREEMHQKEEAECDQEDEMEEEMARENKEFDQTDLEEKMKEKVEDPEYEMLDAPNVDESPSEPPQAPVPPSPPSLSPSPPSSSSPSPLPPPPLSLPSPLPSQEEENLQQQPQPPLHNSLPLSPSPPALPSPSPPPPTLPPSTTPPPSSSPPPSEELPQPSPASPPTPEDAPTPQITSLHLAKKQSNAAIAGESEDEDSESGGEGIFRERDEFVVRTEDIGTLKLALQTGREPPPIWRVQKALLQKFAPEIKDGQRQFCATSNYLGYFGDAKMRYQRLYVKFLENVNKKDYVRVCSRKPWHRPSLALRRQSLPKPQPVRSQTPPRVEREDREKERQREKEKREQREKEKEREREQIEKSKREREKEREREIEKQKEREREKQREREREKEREKQREKEREKEKQKEERERERQKEREKEKEREKQREKEKEREKQREKEKKLQERQAQEKLERRTAVVERGRVKEEKRVGEKRVERTRSRPVKVKAEPPPKKRKKWLKEVPSSSDSDSSPDPPSEDEGSMRSGINSRAMREMFRSYVEMLVSTALDPDMIQALEDTNDELYLPPMRKIDSILNEQKRRLLRRVNMSVQHQEALHMFPQMTADPLDSGVVKVHLGGESYNRKTLNRVKRSLPKQQDLKLSTEICRIYSLYHSLHHYKYHTFLHCKKETDSIEQAAEDPGQEEVVQQCMANQGWLETLFNSFLELLTLSAKA